One Candidatus Saccharibacteria bacterium RAAC3_TM7_1 genomic region harbors:
- a CDS encoding 5-formyltetrahydrofolate cyclo-ligase (RAAC3_TM7_1_669) — METKSKLRQVLKARRQALVFEQRHAASVQIEEKLHWLINWQSELVVHVYSAQLHLGEVETAHFIDYLTRSCPEVTLHAGRADKTAAIPTANFDVIIVPLVGFDEAGNRLGMGGGWYDRFLAVQPHALTIGLAFECQKVPLVPIEAHDQSLDVIITEAAIYRN, encoded by the coding sequence ATGGAGACCAAGAGCAAGCTGCGTCAAGTGTTGAAAGCGCGCCGTCAGGCGTTAGTCTTCGAGCAGCGCCACGCGGCGAGTGTGCAGATTGAAGAGAAGCTCCACTGGCTAATCAACTGGCAATCCGAGCTCGTCGTCCATGTCTATAGTGCTCAGTTGCATCTCGGCGAAGTTGAAACGGCGCATTTTATCGATTACCTTACGCGTTCTTGTCCGGAGGTAACACTGCATGCCGGTCGGGCAGATAAAACTGCGGCTATACCAACAGCAAACTTCGATGTTATTATTGTGCCGCTGGTCGGCTTTGACGAGGCCGGCAATCGGCTTGGAATGGGCGGCGGCTGGTACGACCGGTTTCTTGCAGTGCAGCCGCACGCATTGACGATTGGGTTAGCATTTGAATGTCAGAAAGTTCCGCTCGTTCCTATCGAAGCACACGACCAGTCGCTCGACGTCATCATAACTGAAGCAGCGATTTATCGAAACTAA
- a CDS encoding Potassium efflux system KefA protein / Small-conductance mechanosensitive channel (RAAC3_TM7_1_670) — translation MLDIDQIIKIVIIVAAAWVLPTLLKRVIERLVRRSIRSHKFKTKKDEQQREDTIVSIINTGLKATFWTTAGLMILSVLGINITPLLAGAGIVGVALGFGAQSMVKDLLAGIFIIAENQYRVGDVLRVNQGVAGTVERISLRITVLRDLEGKVHYIPNGNIEIATNMTLEYANVDLNITVGYESDLDKVEQVINEVGAAIAEDNDWKDVVLEAPYMLRVDAFSELGVVVKVICKTAPIRQWEAKSEILRRLKKAFEKHDIIIPYPQRVIHQAERR, via the coding sequence ATGCTTGATATTGATCAAATTATAAAAATCGTCATTATTGTTGCGGCGGCGTGGGTACTACCGACGCTTCTTAAGCGAGTGATTGAGCGGTTGGTGCGCCGTTCGATCCGTTCGCATAAATTTAAAACCAAAAAGGACGAGCAGCAGCGCGAAGATACTATTGTTTCGATCATCAATACTGGCTTGAAGGCAACATTCTGGACGACCGCCGGACTAATGATTCTGAGCGTACTTGGCATCAATATTACGCCGCTACTCGCTGGTGCGGGTATTGTCGGCGTGGCGCTTGGGTTTGGTGCTCAGTCGATGGTCAAGGACCTGCTAGCAGGTATTTTTATTATCGCTGAAAACCAGTACCGGGTTGGTGACGTGCTGCGAGTCAACCAGGGTGTAGCGGGCACCGTAGAGCGTATCTCGCTGCGTATTACGGTCTTACGCGACCTCGAGGGAAAAGTCCACTATATTCCCAATGGTAATATCGAGATAGCGACCAATATGACGCTAGAATACGCTAATGTCGATCTTAATATCACGGTTGGCTACGAGTCTGACCTCGATAAAGTTGAGCAGGTGATCAATGAAGTCGGAGCAGCAATTGCTGAAGACAATGACTGGAAAGATGTCGTACTCGAAGCACCGTATATGTTGCGGGTTGATGCGTTCAGCGAACTGGGGGTGGTCGTAAAAGTTATCTGCAAGACAGCGCCGATCCGCCAGTGGGAGGCAAAAAGCGAGATCTTGCGCCGACTCAAAAAAGCCTTTGAAAAGCACGACATCATCATCCCCTATCCGCAGCGTGTTATTCATCAAGCGGAGCGTCGCTAG
- a CDS encoding hypothetical protein (RAAC3_TM7_1_671) translates to MNTLEVTTREFFHRYPLRRYGKGQIIMRPDENVTEVLYLEDGQVVQYDISPAGNEVILNIFKPRAFFPMSNAVNNVSNYYFFEAATPVAARAVPVQHAVDFLREHPEVTFDLLSRVYKGTDGVIRRMAHLMGGTAKSRLVFELLNVAYRFGQKDEQGAIHLSVSENDLAKRSGLTRETVNRTMKELKNLGCVKVRQHRIEIPDLAKLEDVIGTTL, encoded by the coding sequence ATGAACACACTTGAGGTTACAACGCGAGAATTTTTCCATCGCTATCCCTTGCGACGCTACGGCAAGGGGCAGATTATCATGCGTCCTGATGAGAACGTTACCGAAGTGCTTTACCTGGAGGATGGTCAGGTCGTACAGTATGACATCTCACCCGCTGGTAATGAGGTGATTCTCAATATATTCAAACCGCGAGCCTTTTTTCCAATGTCAAACGCTGTCAATAATGTATCGAACTACTACTTCTTCGAAGCAGCGACACCGGTGGCAGCGCGCGCGGTGCCCGTACAACACGCCGTTGATTTTTTGCGTGAGCATCCTGAGGTGACATTTGACCTCCTGAGCCGCGTATATAAAGGAACAGACGGGGTTATCCGCCGTATGGCGCACTTGATGGGTGGAACGGCGAAAAGTCGTCTAGTGTTTGAGTTGCTTAACGTGGCGTATCGCTTTGGTCAGAAAGACGAGCAAGGCGCGATTCACCTGTCGGTCAGTGAGAATGACCTAGCGAAGCGCTCCGGCCTAACCCGCGAAACGGTCAATCGGACAATGAAGGAATTAAAGAACCTTGGCTGCGTCAAAGTTCGTCAGCATCGGATCGAGATCCCTGACCTTGCCAAACTGGAAGACGTCATCGGCACGACACTATAG
- a CDS encoding Ribonucleoside-triphosphate reductase (RAAC3_TM7_1_672) produces the protein METLTKETTHTDSLIKVYKKYLPKTQKRDGRIVRFNFENIVNAIAKAMHETNEGTPEEARVVAHRVAGELMLAAKKYRDFIPNVEAIQDEVERQLMLTDYTQTAKAYILYREQHAQLRDQEAQIPQHVKEKVKESGQYFATSYQEFIFYQFYARWRDEFGRRETWVEAIDRFMDYMRGKLDDKLTDQEYSDVREAILKQEICPSMRLLWSAGEACDATNVTAYNCAYIAPTSWKDLSEIMYVSMCGAGCGFAVEPENVEKFPQIQKQTGKKLPPIVVYDDKEGWCQAFVEACDAWANGYDVEIDYSLLRPAGARLKTMGGRSSGPAPLRDLMNFTRTKMLGRQGRRLTTIDLHDIICQIGLIVVAGGVRRSALISLSSLDDVTMRDAKKGTFWQSEGQRSMANNSAVYETKPSASELLEEWTALVSSGSGERGIFNRGGLEKQMPKRRWDAIKDQSQIGVNPCGEIYLRSKQFCNLTSIVVRPDDTMKDLTRKIKLASLVGTYQATLTNFGYLDEAWKLNCEEEQLLGISITGYYDNALVRNDQNLETLRDAAVKTNQTYAKRFEVVASTAVTCVKPHGNSGQLLGVGSGMHPWFAEHYIRRVRISVNDPLLQLAKDHGVPVHPEVGYSTATATTMVLEFPVKAPKGAIVAKDVSALEMLEEWKRLKLHFTEHNPSVTIYVGEDEWIKVVNFVYENWDIVGGLSFLPRNDHVYQLAPYEEISKEEYEKRIKALGTLDFSKLVIYEQNDQTIGAKELACVGGVCEI, from the coding sequence ATGGAAACACTCACGAAAGAAACAACACACACCGACTCACTCATCAAAGTGTATAAAAAGTATTTACCAAAGACACAAAAACGCGATGGACGGATTGTTCGTTTCAATTTTGAAAATATCGTCAATGCTATTGCCAAAGCTATGCACGAAACCAACGAAGGCACACCAGAAGAAGCCCGCGTGGTAGCACATCGAGTAGCCGGCGAGCTAATGCTGGCGGCTAAAAAATACCGTGACTTTATCCCGAATGTCGAAGCAATCCAAGACGAGGTTGAGCGACAGCTGATGCTGACCGACTATACCCAGACTGCTAAAGCCTACATCCTCTATCGCGAGCAGCACGCTCAACTACGCGACCAGGAAGCGCAAATTCCACAGCACGTCAAAGAAAAGGTAAAAGAAAGTGGTCAATATTTTGCTACCTCGTACCAAGAGTTTATTTTCTACCAGTTCTACGCCCGTTGGCGCGATGAATTCGGTCGTCGCGAAACGTGGGTTGAAGCAATCGATCGCTTCATGGACTACATGCGCGGCAAACTCGACGACAAACTAACCGACCAGGAATACAGCGACGTCCGCGAAGCAATTCTAAAGCAAGAGATCTGCCCATCGATGCGTCTGCTCTGGTCAGCCGGTGAAGCCTGTGACGCGACCAATGTTACTGCCTATAACTGTGCCTACATCGCTCCAACTTCGTGGAAAGATCTATCGGAGATTATGTACGTATCGATGTGTGGTGCTGGTTGCGGCTTTGCCGTTGAACCAGAAAACGTTGAGAAGTTTCCACAAATCCAAAAGCAGACTGGTAAAAAACTGCCTCCAATCGTTGTCTACGACGACAAAGAAGGTTGGTGCCAAGCTTTTGTCGAAGCCTGTGACGCCTGGGCGAATGGCTACGATGTTGAGATCGACTATTCATTACTCCGCCCAGCTGGTGCACGCTTAAAGACAATGGGCGGCCGTTCGTCTGGTCCAGCACCACTTCGCGACCTGATGAACTTTACCCGTACCAAGATGCTTGGACGCCAGGGTAGACGACTCACAACCATCGATCTGCACGATATCATCTGCCAGATCGGCTTGATTGTCGTCGCCGGTGGTGTCAGGCGCTCCGCGCTGATATCATTGTCTTCACTCGATGATGTTACTATGCGTGATGCTAAAAAAGGCACCTTCTGGCAAAGCGAAGGCCAGCGTTCAATGGCTAACAACTCAGCCGTCTACGAGACAAAGCCGTCAGCAAGCGAGTTACTTGAAGAATGGACCGCTCTCGTCAGCTCTGGTAGTGGTGAGCGTGGTATCTTTAACCGCGGCGGCCTGGAAAAGCAAATGCCAAAACGTCGCTGGGATGCAATCAAAGACCAGTCTCAAATTGGCGTCAACCCTTGCGGCGAGATTTACTTGCGCTCAAAGCAATTTTGCAACCTTACCTCCATCGTTGTCCGACCCGATGACACCATGAAAGACCTGACGCGCAAGATTAAACTGGCCTCACTGGTCGGTACCTACCAAGCCACGCTAACTAACTTCGGCTACCTCGATGAAGCCTGGAAACTGAACTGTGAAGAAGAACAGCTGCTTGGTATCTCGATCACTGGCTACTACGACAATGCGCTCGTTCGAAACGACCAGAACCTCGAAACCCTACGCGACGCAGCTGTTAAAACCAACCAAACCTACGCAAAGCGCTTTGAAGTCGTTGCCTCAACGGCCGTTACCTGCGTCAAGCCACACGGCAACTCCGGACAACTGCTCGGCGTCGGCTCGGGTATGCACCCGTGGTTTGCTGAGCACTACATCCGTCGTGTCCGTATCAGTGTTAATGACCCCCTCCTGCAACTCGCGAAAGACCACGGTGTGCCGGTTCACCCAGAAGTTGGCTACTCGACGGCCACGGCTACCACGATGGTACTCGAGTTCCCGGTCAAGGCACCTAAAGGCGCCATTGTGGCTAAAGACGTCTCCGCGCTCGAAATGCTCGAGGAGTGGAAACGCCTAAAACTCCACTTTACCGAACACAACCCGTCCGTCACCATTTACGTCGGCGAGGACGAATGGATCAAGGTCGTCAACTTCGTCTACGAGAACTGGGATATCGTCGGCGGTCTGTCGTTCCTGCCACGTAACGACCACGTCTATCAGCTTGCGCCATACGAAGAGATCAGCAAAGAAGAGTATGAAAAGCGCATAAAAGCGCTCGGTACACTCGACTTTTCAAAGCTTGTCATCTACGAGCAGAATGACCAGACAATTGGCGCCAAGGAATTAGCCTGCGTCGGTGGTGTCTGCGAAATATAA
- a CDS encoding dihydroorotate dehydrogenase 2, nonfunctional (RAAC3_TM7_1_673) codes for MNALVSVVTGFAYKRMIKPVLFRFSPDKVHDRMIRSGARLQCHQSVRTLLVKSLRYDNPVRLQQTLHGITFPTPIGLSAGLDKNFELVPLMHAVGFGFMEGGSITLRPCAGNPRPWFYRLPKSKSLVVHAGLANHGAPEIIGRLRTDARHLPTGFPLNVSVAKTNSPEAVSDTDAISDYVGSLSLLKTAGIGAMYTLNISCPNTYGGEPFTTPAKLDKLLAEVDKLKLQKPVFIKMPIDLTWDKFCHLLKVAEQHKVAGVTIGNLTKRRESLRDRLPQSVKGHLSGLPTREQSTYLIHQTYQKFGDRFTIIGVGGVFSAADAYDKIRHGAHLVELVTGIIFEGPQLVGQVNRDLVKLLERDGFRNVAEAVGSATSSAD; via the coding sequence ATGAACGCACTTGTCAGCGTGGTGACTGGCTTCGCGTATAAACGGATGATTAAGCCGGTTTTGTTTCGGTTTTCACCGGATAAAGTACATGACCGCATGATCCGCAGTGGCGCGCGCTTGCAGTGTCATCAAAGTGTCCGGACACTTCTTGTAAAGAGTTTGCGCTATGACAACCCTGTCAGGCTGCAACAGACGCTCCATGGGATCACGTTCCCTACTCCGATTGGATTGTCGGCCGGGCTTGATAAAAATTTCGAGCTCGTTCCGTTGATGCATGCAGTTGGCTTTGGCTTTATGGAAGGTGGCTCAATCACACTTCGGCCGTGTGCTGGTAATCCACGCCCATGGTTCTATCGCTTGCCGAAGTCGAAGTCGTTGGTCGTCCACGCCGGCCTGGCAAATCATGGTGCGCCTGAGATTATCGGTCGTTTACGTACTGACGCGAGGCATCTGCCGACAGGTTTTCCACTTAATGTTTCGGTGGCCAAAACGAATTCGCCGGAAGCAGTCAGCGATACTGATGCGATCAGTGACTATGTTGGTAGTTTGTCACTCTTAAAGACAGCTGGTATTGGTGCCATGTATACACTCAATATATCGTGCCCCAATACGTATGGGGGCGAGCCATTCACGACGCCGGCGAAGCTGGATAAACTGCTTGCAGAGGTCGACAAGCTCAAGTTGCAGAAGCCGGTCTTTATCAAAATGCCGATCGATCTCACTTGGGATAAATTCTGCCATCTTTTGAAAGTTGCCGAGCAACACAAGGTGGCGGGCGTAACGATCGGTAACCTTACTAAGAGACGTGAGTCGCTACGAGATCGTCTGCCGCAGTCGGTTAAAGGACACCTGAGCGGTTTACCGACTCGTGAGCAATCAACCTATCTAATTCATCAAACGTACCAAAAATTTGGTGACCGCTTCACAATCATTGGCGTTGGTGGCGTATTTTCGGCTGCGGACGCTTATGACAAAATCCGACACGGTGCCCATCTGGTAGAGCTGGTAACCGGCATTATCTTTGAAGGACCGCAGCTAGTGGGACAAGTGAACCGTGACTTAGTAAAGCTTTTAGAGCGCGATGGTTTTAGGAATGTAGCTGAGGCGGTTGGTTCGGCCACATCATCAGCTGACTGA
- a CDS encoding Spermine synthase (RAAC3_TM7_1_674) yields MSRRRRLYSGKSSYGSYEVVDTIYSGRRARLLYGDKNTPQSGVALDDEGELLFDYNQRFLEMIESAQPKKILVIGGGVLMLPVAVYDRFADMKIDVVEIDPLLIQLAHDFFRVPTENRFQIFTGDGRAFLEQTTGQYDMIIIDAFHGFTTPIHLLEHTAAVLYQQHLTESGVVTINFISQFIGRRQQLAHEMMATFLEVFPACELYQADPHQAKGDEQNVLLVAGTQSIHFDYLQSHSVSQLMMWPNQPPQLHS; encoded by the coding sequence ATGAGTAGACGGCGTAGATTATATTCCGGCAAGAGCAGTTATGGCAGCTACGAAGTTGTTGATACGATCTACAGCGGCAGGCGGGCTCGGCTACTCTACGGCGACAAAAATACACCCCAGTCCGGTGTAGCACTGGACGACGAAGGTGAACTTTTATTTGATTACAATCAGCGCTTCCTGGAGATGATCGAGAGCGCGCAGCCGAAAAAAATACTGGTAATTGGCGGTGGTGTATTGATGTTGCCCGTTGCCGTCTATGACCGATTTGCTGATATGAAAATTGACGTCGTCGAGATAGACCCACTGCTCATTCAGTTGGCACACGACTTCTTTCGCGTGCCGACCGAAAACCGCTTTCAAATCTTCACCGGCGATGGCCGGGCTTTTCTCGAGCAAACGACGGGTCAGTACGACATGATCATCATCGACGCCTTTCATGGTTTTACGACACCAATTCACTTACTCGAACATACCGCTGCTGTGCTATATCAGCAACACCTAACCGAGAGTGGAGTTGTCACGATCAATTTCATCTCACAGTTTATCGGCCGCCGTCAGCAGCTTGCGCACGAAATGATGGCGACATTTTTGGAAGTGTTCCCGGCCTGCGAACTTTACCAGGCCGACCCACACCAGGCGAAGGGCGACGAGCAAAACGTGCTGCTCGTAGCGGGAACACAGAGCATTCACTTCGACTATTTACAGTCACATTCCGTCAGTCAGCTGATGATGTGGCCGAACCAACCGCCTCAGCTACATTCCTAA
- a CDS encoding hypothetical protein (RAAC3_TM7_1_675) has protein sequence MVKSQQYNTRTMYSAQDVNGLGFVEKHMRYMSQFPNLDCLQYVSNLKMMTKRTD, from the coding sequence ATGGTAAAAAGCCAGCAGTACAATACCCGCACCATGTATTCTGCCCAAGACGTCAATGGACTCGGTTTCGTCGAGAAGCACATGCGGTACATGAGCCAATTTCCAAATCTCGACTGCCTGCAGTACGTCTCCAACCTCAAGATGATGACCAAACGCACCGACTAG
- a CDS encoding hypothetical protein (RAAC3_TM7_1_676), producing MIRELQFAIDWLVRGKDGRAYIFQFPNLSIIGWFASMVIAQLTTANLKTGFSSISFAFLSIWCYLEITQGSSRFRRILGGVVAIVLAYGLFG from the coding sequence ATGATCAGAGAGCTCCAGTTCGCAATTGATTGGCTGGTTCGTGGCAAAGACGGGCGAGCCTATATCTTCCAGTTCCCTAACCTATCGATCATTGGCTGGTTTGCTAGTATGGTTATTGCACAGCTTACTACGGCGAATCTAAAAACAGGATTTTCCAGTATCAGCTTTGCTTTTCTTTCGATCTGGTGCTATCTGGAGATAACACAAGGCTCATCAAGGTTCAGGCGAATACTCGGTGGCGTGGTCGCGATAGTGTTGGCGTATGGGTTGTTTGGGTGA
- a CDS encoding hypothetical protein (RAAC3_TM7_1_677), translating to MKILVLGVPFAGKTYMSNYMMNRGYNAFDGDYIVGLSKFITRDGKDVTHAVQTGAYRSRRIANRMWQLDFLKGYLDDQPNPIIIFGWAANITDAFSLFDKVFYLGLAQEELAHRFEHNEREHNYGRTASEQLRIKTAHKKWLHTAHHRNIPIINAVAPPAHIENILKEYCKLGNY from the coding sequence ATGAAAATACTTGTTCTCGGTGTTCCGTTTGCCGGTAAGACCTACATGTCTAATTATATGATGAACCGTGGATATAACGCTTTTGACGGAGATTATATAGTAGGTCTCTCGAAGTTTATTACCCGAGACGGTAAGGATGTTACGCATGCAGTACAGACAGGCGCCTATAGAAGCAGACGGATAGCGAATCGGATGTGGCAGTTAGATTTTTTAAAGGGATACCTGGATGACCAGCCCAACCCCATTATTATTTTCGGCTGGGCAGCTAATATAACTGATGCATTTAGTCTATTTGATAAGGTCTTCTACCTAGGGCTTGCTCAAGAAGAACTCGCTCATAGATTCGAGCATAATGAACGAGAGCATAACTACGGCAGGACGGCGTCCGAACAATTAAGAATAAAAACAGCACATAAAAAGTGGCTACACACCGCCCACCATAGAAATATCCCCATTATTAATGCGGTAGCACCTCCCGCGCATATTGAAAATATACTGAAAGAATACTGCAAATTAGGAAATTATTGA
- a CDS encoding Transcription elongation factor greA (RAAC3_TM7_1_678) has product MQTIQQKTILLSKKGMKELKKSVAKLERKQQRIIKELHELDKTDNHEHRLARVEKLADLEIVESQLADKQMYLSTAKLFPRKRDALIASLGSVVDLVDSSGRLIRYTLVDSIEANPSDGRISISSPLGQSLIGKRIQETIHWGNGIRTNKFTLIGIA; this is encoded by the coding sequence ATGCAAACAATCCAACAGAAAACTATTCTTCTCAGCAAAAAAGGCATGAAAGAACTTAAAAAGTCCGTCGCTAAGCTCGAGCGCAAGCAACAACGCATCATCAAAGAGTTGCACGAGCTCGACAAGACCGACAACCACGAACACCGCCTAGCGCGTGTCGAGAAACTCGCCGATCTCGAAATAGTCGAGAGCCAGCTGGCCGACAAGCAAATGTACCTATCTACCGCCAAGCTCTTTCCACGTAAGCGCGACGCGCTGATTGCCTCGCTCGGCTCGGTCGTTGACTTAGTCGACTCCAGTGGCCGTCTCATCCGCTACACACTGGTTGACAGTATCGAAGCAAACCCTAGCGATGGCCGTATCTCGATCAGTAGCCCGCTTGGCCAGTCACTGATCGGCAAGCGTATCCAGGAGACGATCCACTGGGGCAATGGGATTCGCACCAACAAGTTCACTCTCATCGGGATAGCTTAG
- a CDS encoding integral membrane sensor signal transduction histidine kinase (RAAC3_TM7_1_679) has protein sequence MRQMFASATLQLTAWYLLVIMVVSLLFSGLIFELSTNEISSRLEQFQIRLEGGQTLILPGTTTLNEVRMHQTREAKVSIFFGLLYMNLSVLGIGGIVSFLLARRTLRPIEAAHEAQSRFTSDASHELKTPLAVMKSEIQVALRDKHITPAELRQTLESNLEEVDKLAGLSQTLLQLSRLDYSDIPRGERVNLTAILTSAVATFSSERNRRIKFHHPKNAVLIDGNITMIGDLAAILLDNALKYSPPDTVARVTLSSNGRTAKLEISNEGQGISQEDLPHIFKRFYRADRSRTSRQTTKSYGLGLSLARKIVELHDGQIQASSTPGKLTTFRVSLPHVRKNR, from the coding sequence ATGCGCCAGATGTTCGCTTCCGCTACTCTCCAGCTAACCGCCTGGTACTTACTCGTTATCATGGTCGTCAGTCTACTGTTTAGCGGCTTGATCTTTGAGCTCTCGACCAACGAGATCAGTAGCCGCCTAGAGCAGTTCCAAATACGTCTCGAGGGTGGTCAGACGTTGATACTGCCCGGTACGACGACGCTCAACGAAGTACGCATGCACCAAACGCGCGAAGCAAAAGTGAGCATCTTTTTTGGACTCCTTTATATGAATCTCAGTGTGCTTGGTATCGGTGGTATCGTTTCATTCCTGCTGGCACGTCGTACACTCCGGCCGATCGAAGCGGCACACGAAGCCCAGTCGCGTTTTACGAGTGACGCCAGTCACGAGCTCAAGACGCCGCTCGCAGTTATGAAATCAGAAATCCAGGTGGCTTTGCGCGATAAACACATCACCCCCGCGGAGCTTCGCCAGACGCTCGAAAGCAACCTCGAAGAAGTCGACAAATTAGCCGGCTTGTCACAGACTTTACTCCAGCTTTCTCGGCTCGACTATTCCGATATCCCGCGTGGCGAGCGCGTCAATCTCACGGCTATCCTCACTTCGGCAGTCGCCACTTTTTCAAGCGAGCGAAACCGCAGAATAAAGTTCCACCATCCCAAAAATGCCGTGCTGATAGACGGCAATATTACCATGATCGGTGATCTGGCAGCCATCCTACTCGACAACGCGCTCAAGTACAGCCCACCAGACACGGTCGCCAGAGTCACCTTATCGTCAAACGGCCGCACCGCGAAGCTTGAGATTAGTAATGAAGGGCAGGGGATTAGTCAGGAGGACTTGCCGCATATCTTCAAGCGTTTCTACCGTGCCGATCGCTCTCGTACCTCACGCCAGACTACCAAGAGCTACGGGCTCGGGTTGTCACTGGCTCGAAAGATCGTCGAGCTTCATGACGGACAGATTCAAGCCAGCAGCACCCCCGGTAAGCTGACGACGTTTCGAGTGTCCTTACCCCATGTACGAAAAAATCGTTAG
- a CDS encoding two component transcriptional regulator, winged helix family protein (RAAC3_TM7_1_680), producing the protein MRILVVEDEHKIAQALKRALEQEHYAVDVSYDGDDGYAMATTEPYDAMIIDRMIPGEYDGIGIVKAVREQGIHVPILLLTALGRIEDKTMGLDSGADDYLTKPFAIEELLARLRALLRRPASHQPNTLNIADLELDTVNKRVTRAGQDITLTAKEFSLLEYLLRNKHRPANKDMIIQHVWDYDADILPNTVEVYIKYLRTKIDKPFKTSLLQTIRGFGYKLEDK; encoded by the coding sequence ATGCGTATTCTTGTTGTTGAAGATGAACATAAGATTGCCCAGGCGCTCAAGCGAGCGCTCGAGCAAGAGCATTACGCCGTCGATGTTTCGTATGACGGTGATGATGGCTATGCCATGGCAACGACCGAACCATACGATGCGATGATTATCGATCGCATGATCCCCGGCGAGTACGACGGCATCGGGATCGTTAAGGCCGTCCGCGAGCAAGGAATCCATGTGCCAATCCTGCTTTTAACTGCCCTCGGCCGCATCGAAGACAAGACGATGGGGCTTGATAGCGGCGCCGACGATTACCTGACAAAGCCCTTCGCTATCGAGGAACTATTGGCACGACTGCGTGCGCTGCTCCGCCGTCCCGCCTCGCACCAACCAAACACTCTCAATATCGCCGACCTCGAGCTCGACACTGTCAACAAACGCGTCACCAGAGCGGGCCAGGACATTACGTTAACCGCCAAAGAGTTTAGCTTGCTCGAGTATCTCCTACGCAACAAGCATCGCCCGGCCAATAAAGACATGATCATCCAGCATGTCTGGGACTACGACGCCGATATCCTCCCCAATACGGTTGAGGTCTATATAAAATACCTGCGCACGAAAATCGACAAGCCATTCAAAACGTCCTTACTGCAAACGATTCGCGGCTTCGGCTACAAATTGGAAGACAAGTAG
- a CDS encoding hypothetical protein (RAAC3_TM7_1_681), which produces MKMETIGCLDAATDILGDKWTPRLLRLFLNQSTVRFCQLQESAGEINPRTLSARLVKLEESGIISKQPTSATRCEYILTKKGHDLMPILEGMHAWTAKYSD; this is translated from the coding sequence ATGAAGATGGAAACGATTGGCTGTCTCGATGCGGCCACCGATATACTCGGCGACAAGTGGACGCCACGTCTTCTGCGCCTCTTTCTGAACCAGTCTACTGTTCGTTTTTGTCAGCTGCAGGAGTCTGCCGGAGAGATCAACCCGCGCACGCTCTCGGCTCGACTCGTAAAGCTCGAGGAGTCTGGTATTATTTCCAAGCAGCCTACTTCGGCTACACGCTGCGAGTATATACTTACCAAGAAAGGCCACGACCTCATGCCAATCCTTGAGGGCATGCATGCTTGGACAGCGAAATACTCCGATTAA
- a CDS encoding Phosphoesterase PA-phosphatase related protein (RAAC3_TM7_1_682) translates to MKQYVHMFDRTVTEWVAQLFSSSWRPFFLLLTFMGEPVVTIGIGVVVMVYGLTQRSRLVWAGAMVPLTLFAGSALKLLFERARPMTDYASHMYLKTFSFPSGHASGSMIAYGLLAYLALMKLTPPHNYIVAVCLFTLPFLIGLSRVYLGAHFPSDVIAGWLLGLLALAIIIFVIRPLG, encoded by the coding sequence ATGAAGCAGTATGTCCATATGTTTGACCGTACGGTGACCGAGTGGGTGGCGCAGCTATTCTCGTCGAGCTGGCGGCCTTTCTTTCTCTTGCTTACGTTTATGGGTGAACCAGTGGTGACGATCGGTATCGGTGTGGTGGTGATGGTGTATGGCTTAACGCAGCGTAGCCGGCTGGTATGGGCGGGCGCCATGGTACCGCTTACCTTGTTTGCAGGATCGGCGCTAAAGCTGTTATTTGAACGGGCGCGGCCGATGACTGACTATGCGTCACACATGTATCTCAAGACGTTTAGCTTTCCGAGTGGCCATGCCAGTGGCTCGATGATCGCTTACGGGTTGCTTGCTTACCTTGCCCTGATGAAACTAACCCCGCCCCATAATTACATCGTCGCAGTTTGTCTCTTCACACTGCCATTTCTTATTGGTTTGTCACGCGTCTATCTCGGCGCACATTTTCCAAGTGATGTTATAGCCGGTTGGCTGCTCGGATTGCTGGCACTCGCCATTATTATTTTTGTTATCAGGCCGCTCGGATGA